CCCGGTTTGGCCTGCGGCTTCGGCATTCGCCTTGAAGCCGTTGCCCGTCGCCGGCATCCTTCCAGCAACCAGAATTCCACCGATCCGCATGGAACACCTCAGCCGCGAAACCACGCTCGGGCAGATTCTGGATTATTGCCGGGATCAGGAGGCGTCCGACTTGCACGCGCAGACGGATGCGCGCTACTGCGTGCGCGTGCACGGAAAGCTCCTCCGCGTGCCGGTCGAGATCTTCCCGCCGCCGAACGAGGACATGATGCGCGACCTGCTGCACGAGGCGTTCACGCCGGCGATGTGCGAGCGCATCCTGTCGAAGCCGGAAGTGGACATGAGCTTCTACTTCGGCGACGTGCGGTATCGCGCGAACTTCAGCAAACAAAAGGGCCGCCAGTCGTTCTCGTTCCGCATCGTGCCGCAGCAGCGGATGAAGTTGAAGGACCTGCAACTGCCCGTCTCGCTCAAGGACATTCTCAACGAGCCGCGCGGGCTCGTGCTCGTGACCGGTCCGACCGGGCAGGGCAAATCCACCACGCTGCGCGCGCTCATCCAGGAGATCAACGAGACCACGGCGCTGCGAATCATCACCATTGAGGACCCGATCGAGTATGTGTTCGAGGAGTGCCTGTGCCAGTTCGAGCAGCGCGAAGTGGGCATTGACACGCCGAGCTTCGCGCACGGCATCCGCAACGCGATGCGGCAGGACCCGAACGTGATTTTCGTCGGTGAAATCCGCGACCAGGAGAGCATCTGGGCCGCGATGCAGGCGGCGGAGACCGGCCATCTCGTGCTCACCACGCTGCACGCCGACTCCGTGCCGCAGGCCATCGGGCGCATCCGCGAGTTTTATCCGTCGAGCGAGCAGGGCAACATCAGCGCCCTTCTGGCGCGGAACATCAACGCGATCATCTGCCAGCGCCTCATCCCGAACGTGAAGGGCACGCGCACGCCGTGCCTGGAGTTCATGAAACGCGACGCGGGCATCCAGGAAGCCATCACGGCCAACAACCTCGCGCTCATCACCGGCCACATCGAGGCGTGCGTGAACCGCGGCATGCACACGTTCGACCAGTATCTGATCGAGTTGCTCGCGGCGAAAGCCATCACCGAGGAAACCGCGCGCCACTACGCGACGAACAAACACCGGCTCGACCTCCTGCTCCGCGGCGTGGTGACGAGCCAGGCGATCCTCATTCCCGACAGGTAGGCGCGATCCGTGGAGCGCATGGCCGCAGGACGGCCCATTGCCGGTTCACACCATCATGGCCACGGCCCGTTCGTCCCCGTGACACTGCGAGCAGTTGTCCAAGCCGACGAACTCCGCGCCCGGCACGGCGGGCGGCGCCACGACATCAACGCCACCGCCGCGGTCAGCGGCGCGGCCCAGAGCAGGTGTTTGTAGATTTGCGGTGCGTTCACGTTCGGCTCCGTCGGTGGATTCCCGTTTCCGCAGCCACTGAAGCGCA
This region of Verrucomicrobiota bacterium genomic DNA includes:
- a CDS encoding PilT/PilU family type 4a pilus ATPase codes for the protein MEHLSRETTLGQILDYCRDQEASDLHAQTDARYCVRVHGKLLRVPVEIFPPPNEDMMRDLLHEAFTPAMCERILSKPEVDMSFYFGDVRYRANFSKQKGRQSFSFRIVPQQRMKLKDLQLPVSLKDILNEPRGLVLVTGPTGQGKSTTLRALIQEINETTALRIITIEDPIEYVFEECLCQFEQREVGIDTPSFAHGIRNAMRQDPNVIFVGEIRDQESIWAAMQAAETGHLVLTTLHADSVPQAIGRIREFYPSSEQGNISALLARNINAIICQRLIPNVKGTRTPCLEFMKRDAGIQEAITANNLALITGHIEACVNRGMHTFDQYLIELLAAKAITEETARHYATNKHRLDLLLRGVVTSQAILIPDR